The Malus domestica chromosome 06, GDT2T_hap1 genome has a segment encoding these proteins:
- the LOC114825406 gene encoding LOB domain-containing protein 27-like, which yields MLSIPPPPFLLPLLLLLQLTATLLLLLFNFKHCTTLLSNCFRGFSRSRLSDWFRLRFGIRKMPLKGATLQACAACKYQRRKCTAECPLAPYFPADQPKMYQNAHKLFGVCNILKILKNLNPRQKVEAMRSIIYQANLRDKFPVYGCWEVIRQLQYQILVAEEELQAVHQQLAMYRQHRHHQISSMPEYVTSQLELGMAPPNNPLALFDYNLPPYILTNTNNATAVALVNQHQQQSYSSSSDAAYSSAAYNSDSKDNVNNSNNNAGNPLWSSNPFMTNNSNNNNNNNNSEAIESELGALQQLSIQPDVVQDYDELHPFFDTTDDRQSYIDSKEAYDSSSEESFKDTTQSMEHAENALKNDAACFSLTSVN from the exons ATGCTCTCCATTCCACCACCTCCATtcctcctccccctcctcctcctcctccaactCACCGccactctcctcctcctcctcttcaatttcaaACACTGCACCACCCTCCTCTCCAATTGCTTTCGAGGTTTTTCGCGTTCCCGGCTCTCGGATTGGTTCCGATTGCGTTTTGGGATCCGCAAAATGCCCCTTAAGGGCGCCACCCTCCAGGCCTGCGCCGCGTGCAAATACCAGCGAAGGAAGTGCACGGCGGAGTGCCCCTTGGCGCCCTATTTCCCGGCGGACCAACCCAAGATGTACCAAAACGCACACAAGCTATTCGGAGTCTGCAACATTttgaaaatacttaaaaatctcAACCCTCGCCAGAAGGTGGAAGCCATGAGGTCCATCATATACCAAGCTAACTTGCGCGACAAGTTTCCGGTTTACGGGTGCTGGGAGGTGATCAGGCAGCTCCAGTACCAAATCCTGGTGGCGGAGGAAGAGCTCCAAGCTGTCCACCAACAGCTGGCAATGTACAGACAGCACCGCCACCACCAGATTTCGTCCATGCCGGAATATGTGACGTCACAGTTGGAGCTAGGGATGGCTCCGCCCAATAACCCCCTCGCACTTTTCGACTACAATCTTCCCCCTTATATTCTCACTAATACCAACAATGCCACCGCAGTGGCTCTTGTAAATCAACACCAACAGCAATCTTACTCTAGCAGCAGTGATGCTGCTTACAGCTCTGCTGCTTATAACAGTGACTCCAAAGACAACGtcaacaacagcaacaacaatgCTGGAAATCCGTTGTGGAGTTCAAATCCTTTTATGACtaacaacagcaacaacaacaacaacaataataacTCCGAGGCGATTGAATCTGAACTCGGAGCTCTTCAGCAGCTCTCTATCCAACCTGACGTTGTTCAAGATTACGATGAGTTGCATCCGTTTTTTGACACCACCGATGATAGACAGTCATACATTGATTCCAAAGAGGCTTATGATTCAAg CTCGGAAGAATCGTTCAAGGACACGACACAATCGATGGAGCATGCAGAGAATGCATTGAAGAATGATGCAGCATGCTTTAGTCTTACCAGTGTCAACTGA
- the LOC103438156 gene encoding uncharacterized protein, whose product MGNKKRNAAPRPKQSPAAVQPLPAADGDAVVSSQSDTTLAAAETDALLLSNNKIESSPLPMIESDGSAAKVECERALTALRRGNHTKALRLMKESCQRYENSGHSALIHRVQGTVCVKVASIIDDPNSKQRHLRNAIDSARRAVELSPSSIEFAHFYANLLYEAANDGKEYEEVVAECERALAIEKPVDPARESLQEESQQKILTADARIGHVQNELRQLIQKSNIASISTWMKNLGNGEEKFRLIPIRRATEDPMEVRLVQTRRPNEIKKATKTPEERRKEIEVRVAAARLLQQKSEVPQLGNEGEKSDRGLDSSSGFCQRGSERRKFGNLRKNGSSAERKDLVRSYWKSMSVDMKKELLKVRVSDLKAKFSSSKDGLANEVLSEALAFAEGKRSWKFWVCCRCNEKFVDGESHMHHVVQEHMGNLMPKMQSVLPQNVDNEWTEMLLNSSWRPLDASSAVGMLRDQRKCKEHEFVEDFYSGNQNKDCDECFKDAWDSSPEKEMLGDSPSDCIVEGNNHEKLARVVCEEENGLIAYSSVANGWPVSDDSEREKLLERIHALFEVLIRHKYLAASHLNRVIQFTMDELQASCSQLLNHGVEQTPMCIFFLGATQLRKILKFLQDLSHACGLGRYSDKSSIPADDANSTNKGVEIKERIVLNGDASCLILDECLLSSECTCDVGHLTVSDAAPAAVVGNGNGVPPDSDALLSWIFAGPTSGEQLTSWVHAKEEKTQQGMEILQMLEKEFYDLQSLCERKCEHLSYEEALQAVEDLCIEEGKKRENVTEFGHRSFESVLRKRREELLERENDVMFLSNRIELDAISNVLKEYEALNINQFGYEETYGRVTSQLFDLEYGEDDDWRAKDYAHQVDTCVEVAIRRQKEQLYVELSKIDVRIMRNVTGMQQLEVKLEPVSAHDYRSILLPLVKSYLRAHLEDLAEKDATEKSDAAREAFLAELALDSKKGVRGENDNLRHTQEKTKDKKKNKEFRKAKDSKGNGVSDEYFHHDETSELTFPEASDGELPDPELVISVNGNDLKQQEEECKRRIELEEEERKLEETLEYQRQIEKEAKQKHLAEQNKKSTQWHPEKVVEGLDDVNLESCANGQDVNEPFKLSVQLTQKTGFPNNLEGLPVNMANGSAVPANSSTASGAHQAKVNQGRANGGIVEEDGCLPSDRRTGRKNRRQRSSTKVPDGKSQGLSTGNENVEVGRSSVEGSHDNLLMNNHNGIQELRQKRAEEDDEERFQADLKKAVRQSLDTFQERQKFPVVSNLRMPRKISADVDNGVLHNDITNENASETDIFGTGLKNEVGEYNCFLNVIIQSLWHVRLFRDEYLRKSTSEHGHVGDPCVVCALYEIFTALSNASADTRREAVAPTSLRIALSNLYPESNFFQEAQMNDASEVLVVIFDCLHRSFTPGSSLSNAESVESSCPGSWDCSNNACMVHSIFGMDIFERMNCYYCGLESRHLKYTSFFHNINASALRTMKVMCTESSYDELLNHVEMNHQLACDPEAGGCGKLNHIHHILTTPPHVFTTVLGWQKTCESADDIKATLAALNTEIDISVLYRGLDPKTTHNLVSVVCYYGQHYHCFAYSHDRGCWIMYDDKTVKVIGGWADVLTMCERGHLQPQVLFFEAVN is encoded by the exons ATGGGGAATAAGAAGCGAAACGCTGCTCCGCGGCCCAAGCAGTCGCCGGCGGCGGTTCAGCCACTCCCAGCGGCCGATGGAGATGCTGTCGTTTCATCCCAATCTGATACTACTCTAGCGGCCGCCGAGACCGATGCTCTACTCCTCTCAAATAACAAGATCGAATCCTCGCCGTTGCCGATGATCGAATCGGACGGCTCGGCGGCGAAGGTGGAATGCGAGCGGGCCCTGACGGCTCTTCGGCGGGGGAACCACACCAAGGCGCTGCGGCTGATGAAGGAGTCGTGCCAGCGGTACGAGAACTCGGGTCACTCGGCGCTGATTCACCGAGTCCAGGGAACTGTGTGCGTCAAGGTCGCCTCGATTATCGACGACCCCAACTCGAAGCAGCGGCATTTGCGGAACGCGATCGACTCCGCGCGCCGAGCCGTCGAGCTGTCTCCGAGCTCGATCGAGTTCGCGCACTTCTACGCCAATTTGCTCTACGAGGCGGCCAACGACGGGAAGGAGTACGAGGAAGTGGTGGCGGAGTGCGAGCGGGCGCTGGCGATCGAGAAGCCTGTTGATCCCGCCAGGGAGAGCTTGCAGGAGGAGAGCCAGCAGAAGATATTGACCGCCGATGCTCGAATTGGGCACGTGCAGAATGAGCTAAGGCAGCTGATTCAGAAGTCCAATATCGCTTCCATTTCGACTTGGATGAAGAATTTGGGCAATGGGGAGGAGAAGTTTCGGTTGATTCCGATTCGGAGGGCCACCGAGGACCCAATGGAGGTGAGGCTGGTGCAGACCAGGCGGCCTAATGAGATTAAGAAGGCGACTAAGACGCCGGAGGAGAGAAGGAAAGAGATTGAAGTGAGAGTGGCAGCGGCGAGGCTCTTGCAGCAGAAGTCTGAGGTGCCCCAATTGGGCAATGAGGGTGAGAAGAGTGATAGGGGATTGGATTCATCGTCGGGGTTCTGTCAGAGAGGTAGTGAGAGGAGAAAGTTTGGGAACTTGAGGAAAAATGGGTCCTCTGCAGAGAGGAAGGATCTGGTTCGGTCATACTGGAAATCAATGAGTGTTGATATGAAGAAAGAGTTACTTAAGGTTAGAGTTAGTGATCTTAAGGCGAAGTTTAGTTCATCTAAGGATGGTTTGGCAAATGAGGTTTTGTCAGAGGCATTGGCATTTGCAGAGGGTAAGAGGAGCTGGAAGTTCTGGGTTTGTTGTAGATGTAATGAGAAGTTTGTGGATGGTGAGTCCCATATGCACCATGTTGTGCAAGAGCATATGGGAAACCTTATGCCCAAAATGCAGTCGGTTTTGCCTCAAAATGTTGATAATGAATGGACTGAGATGCTGCTTAATAGTTCTTGGAGACCGTTGGATGCGTCTTCTGCAGTTGGGATGCTTAGGGATCAAAGAAAATGCAAGGAGCATGAGTTTGTTGAGGATTTCTACTCTGGGAATCAGAACAAGGATTGTGATGAGtgtttcaaagatgcatgggATTCTTCACCTGAGAAGGAAATGCTTGGGGATAGTCCTAGTGACTGTATTGTTGAGGGAAATAACCATGAGAAACTTGCCCGTGTTGTGTGCGAGGAGGAAAATGGGTTAATTGCATATTCTTCTGTTGCAAATGGTTGGCCAGTATCTGATGATTCTGAGCGCGAAAAGCTTCTTGAAAGAATTCATGCCTTATTTGAGGTGCTTATCAGGCACAAATATCTTGCTGCAAGCCATCTTAACAGGGTGATACAATTTACAATGGATGAGCTACAGGCGTCCTGTTCTCAGCTTCTCAACCACGGTGTGGAGCAAACACCTATGTGCATTTTCTTTCTAGGAGCTACCCAGCTTAGGAAAATCCTCAAGTTCTTGCAGGACCTGTCCCATGCTTGTGGTTTAGGTAGATATTCTGACAAAAGTAGCATTCCTGCAGATGATGCGAATAGCACAAATAAGGGTGTAGAGATTAAAGAGAGGATTGTTCTCAATGGAGATGCATCCTGCCTCATTTTGGATGAGTGTCTATTGTCATCTGAATGTACATGTGATGTTGGTCATCTTACTGTCAGTGACGCTGCTCCTGCTGCTGTCGTTGGTAATGGAAATGGGGTTCCTCCTGATTCCGATGCTCTGCTGTCCTGGATATTTGCTGGTCCAACTAGTGGGGAACAATTGACTTCATGGGTACACgcaaaagaagagaaaacacAACAAGGGATGGAAATCCTTCAGATGCTTGAAAAGGAGTTTTACGACCTGCAGTCTCTTTGTGAGAGAAAGTGTGAGCATTTAAGCTATGAAGAAGCATTACAGGCAGTGGAGGATCTTTGTATTGAAGAAGGTAAGAAGAGGGAAAATGTCACAGAGTTTGGCCACCGAAGCTTTGAGTCCGTTCTAcggaagagaagagaagagctTCTTGAGAGAGAGAATGATGTGATGTTCCTCAGCAATAGGATTGAATTAGATGCCATATCAAATGTGTTAAAGGAATATGAAGCTCTAAACATTAACCAGTTTGGATATGAGGAAACGTATGGTCGTGTGACTTCTCAGTTATTTGATTTGGAATATggggaagatgatgattggAGGGCCAAGGATTATGCTCATCAGGTGGACACATGTGTAGAAGTTGCAATTCGGAGACAGAAAGAACAATTATATGTAGAG CTTAGCAAAATAGATGTACGGATTATGCGAAATGTTACTGGAATGCAGCAATTGGAAGTTAAGCTTGAACCTGTTTCTGCCCATGATTATCGGTCGATACTGTTGCCCCTAGTGAAGTCATACCTGCGG GCACATTTGGAGGATCTGGCTGAGAAAGATGCCACAGAAAAGTCCGATGCTGCAAGGGAAGCATTTTTGGCAGAACTTGCACTTGATTCTAAGAAAGGTGTCAGGGGGGAAAACGATAATTTGAGACATACACAGGAAAAAACAAAGgataagaagaagaacaaggagtttagaaaagcaaaagattcaAAG GGTAATGGGGTTTCGGATGAGTACTTTCATCATGATGAGACCTCTGAGCT TACCTTTCCAGAGGCATCTGATGGTGAACTTCCAGATCCTGAGCTGGTGATTTCTGTGAATGGCAATGACTTGAAACAGCAGGAAGAGGAATGCAAACGGAGAATTGAacttgaagaagaggaaagaaagCTTGAAGAAACTTTAGAGTATCAAAGACAAATTGAGAAGGAAGCTAAGCAGAAGCACCTTGCTGAGCAAAACAAGAAATCTACTCAATGGCATCCAGAGAAGGTGGTGGAGGGATTGGATGATGTTAACTTGGAGTCTTGTGCTAATGGTCAAGATGTTAATGAGCCATTCAAGCTTTCTGTCCAG TTGACACAGAAGACTGGATTCCCCAACAATTTAGAAGGTCTTCCCGTTAACATGGCAAATGGTTCTGCAGTGCCAGCCAATTCTTCTACCGCTTCTGGTGCTCATCAAGCTAAAGTTAACCAAG GACGGGCAAATGGAGGAATTGTAGAAGAGGATGGTTGTTTGCCTTCTGATCGACGGACAGGAAGGAAAAACCGAAGACAGAGGAGTTCCACAAAAGTGCCTGATGGAAAGTCTCAAGGCTTGTCAACTGGAAACGAAAATGTTGAAGTTGGGAGGTCAAGTGTTGAGGGTTCACATGACAATCTCCTTATGAACAACC ACAATGGAATACAGGAATTGAGACAGAAACGAGCAGAGGAAGACGATGAAGAAAGGTTCCAAGCTGACCTCAAAAAGGCCGTACGCCAAAGCCTTG ACACATTCCAAGAACGTCAGAAGTttcctgtagtttcaaatttgagGATGCCCAGAAAAATATCTGCAGATGTAGATAACGGTGTTTTACATAATGACATCACAAATGAAAATGCGAGTGAAACCGATATATTTGGCACAGGGTTAAAGAATGAAGTTGGTGAATACAACTGCTTTCTGAATGTTATTATACAG TCTTTATGGCATGTTAGACTGTTTCGAGATGAGTACCTACGGAAATCAACATCAGAGCATGGTCATGTGGGGGATCCTTGTGTTGTCTGTGCGTTGTATGAAATCTTTACTGCTTTGAGCAATGCGTCTGCAGATACTCGAAGAGAAGCAGTTGCCCCTACTTCTTTGAGAATAGCTTTAAGCAACCTGTATCCAGAAAGTAATTTCTTCCAGGAG gctcagatgaatgatgCTTCTGAAGTTTTGGTGGTGATATTTGATTGTCTTCACCGGTCGTTTACACCTGGTTCTAGCCTTTCCAATGCTGAATCAGTGGAAAGTAGTTGTCCGGGGTCTTGGGATTGTTCAAACAATGCTTGTATGGTGCATTCCATCTTTGGCATGGACATTTTCGAACGAATGAATTGCTACTATTGTGGTTTGGAGTCCAGACATCTCAAGTATACTTCCTTCTTCCATAACATAAATGCCAGTGCTCTCCGAACAATGAAG GTTATGTGTACAGAAAGCTCCTATGATGAGCTTTTAAATCATGTGGAGATGAATCATCAGTTAGCCTGTGATCCTGAAGCTGGTGGCTGTGGGAAGCTCAACCATATCCATCACATTCTCACAACCCCACCACATGTTTTTACAACTG TTCTGGGCTGGCAGAAGACATGCGAAAGTGCTGATGACATAAAAGCAACATTGGCAGCTCTTAATACTGAGATAGATATCAGTGTCCTTTATCGTGGCCTGGATCCAAAGACCACGCACAACTTGGTTTCTGTG GTTTGCTACTATGGACAACATTACCATTGCTTTGCCTATAGTCATGACCGTGGATGCTGGATTATGTACGATGATAAAACTGTCAAG GTGATTGGTGGCTGGGCTGATGTTCTTACCATGTGTGAAAGAGGGCATTTGCAACCACAGGTTCTTTTCTTTGAAGCTGTAAACTAG
- the LOC103409742 gene encoding pentatricopeptide repeat-containing protein At1g18900-like, whose amino-acid sequence MLRAKQLSNLSSSARSFFLTGPGPRCSATDGNSCSCSEDETCVSQRQLARDGGLLAQNPSTMVSKPSARARAGTILLGDAVKVAGPRKAGGVDHTASINQAATAPRSFGRSETVSYASSTDVVHSSPLVADQFAKAGVAAVNFLSDIVNGKLPLSDGLGILNNCMVDPTRPLNGIKPSHVKQIKREHFTNGRPKPATEVSAASKPTSNNHGPKGKGEKSNFVKGLNHVPYSRMESSATPHTVYSDHHEQRSMPPKSKPHSNFIPNYSSSAQTSDAETMGHMTRATKSFNRPIRDVKMPTGIAPQVNRQFAHTGNVVHNVSHILQQTRWGPAAEATLENLNCSMDAYQANQILKQLQDHSVALGFFYWLKRQAGFKHDGHTYTTMVGILGRSRQFGAINKLLNQMVKEGCRPNVVTYNRLIHSYGRANYLKEAMNVFNQMQEAGCEPDRVTYSTLIDIHAKAGFLDVALGLYDSMQEAGLAPDTFTYSVMINCLGKAGHLDAAHRLFCEMVNHGCVPNLVTYNIMIALQAKARNYETSLKLYRDMQGAGFEPDKVTYSIVMEVLGHCGYLEEAEAIFHEMKQKNWVPDEPVYGLLVDLWGKAGNIEKAWSWYQAMLDAGLRPNVPTCNSLLSAFLRVHQLSDAYNLLQSMMGLGLNPSLQTYTLLLSCCTEAQSPYDMGFCGDLMAVTGHPAHTFLLSMPSAGPDGQNVREHMSRFLDMMHSEDRESKRGLVDAVVDFLHKAGLKEEAGSVWEVAAQKNVYPDAIKEKSSCYWLINLHVMSDGTAVIALSRTLAWFRQQMLMSGICPSRIDIVTGWGRRSRVTGSSLVRQAVQELLNVFRFPFFTENGNSGCFVGCGEPLNRWLLQSYVERMHLL is encoded by the coding sequence ATGTTGCGAGCAAAGCAATTAAGTAACCTTTCAAGCAGTGCGAGGTCATTCTTTCTTACCGGGCCTGGGCCACGATGTAGTGCGACAGATGGAAATTCATGCTCTTGCTCTGAAGATGAAACTTGTGTTTCGCAAAGGCAGCTAGCAAGAGATGGAGGTCTACTTGCCCAAAATCCATCCACCATGGTATCCAAACCTTCAGCAAGGGCAAGGGCAGGAACCATCCTTTTGGGAGATGCAGTAAAAGTGGCAGGTCCTCGTAAAGCTGGAGGTGTTGACCATACAGCTTCTATTAATCAGGCTGCAACAGCACCAAGATCTTTTGGGAGATCGGAGACTGTAAGTTATGCTAGTAGCACAGATGTGGTGCACTCATCACCTCTTGTTGCAGACCAGTTTGCTAAGGCTGGAGTTGCAGCTGTAAATTTTCTGTCTGATATAGTAAATGGCAAGCTTCCTTTATCTGATGGGCTTGGAATCCTTAATAACTGTATGGTTGATCCAACCAGGCCCCTCAACGGTATCAAGCCATCACATgtgaaacaaataaaaagagaaCATTTCACTAATGGTCGTCCAAAGCCAGCTACTGAGGTATCAGCTGCATCAAAGCCTACAAGTAATAATCATGGTCCAAAGGGCAAAGGTGAGAAATCCAATTTCGTTAAAGGTCTAAATCATGTTCCATATTCTAGGATGGAAAGCTCAGCAACACCTCATACTGTATACTCGGACCATCATGAGCAAAGGTCTATGCCACCGAAATCAAAACCACATTCAAACTTCATTCCAAATTACAGTTCCAGTGCTCAGACCTCTGATGCAGAGACCATGGGTCATATGACTCGTGCCACTAAAAGTTTCAACAGGCCCATAAGAGATGTGAAAATGCCAACAGGAATAGCTCCCCAAGTCAACAGACAGTTTGCTCACACTGGGAATGTTGTTCATAATGTTTCTCACATACTGCAACAGACACGATGGGGTCCTGCTGCAGAGGCCACTCTTGAAAATCTCAACTGTTCAATGGATGCATATCAAGCAAACCAAATTTTAAAGCAACTTCAAGATCATTCTGTTGCTCTTGGATTTTTTTATTGGCTTAAGCGGCAAGCAGGATTCAAGCATGATGGGCACACTTATACCACCATGGTTGGGATCCTTGGTCGTTCCAGGCAGTTTGGTGCCATTAACAAGTTGCTTAATCAGATGGTGAAAGAAGGATGCCGGCCAAATGTTGTGACATATAACCGTCTGATTCATAGTTATGGCCGTGCAAACTATTTGAAAGAAGCAATGAATGTTTTCAATCAAATGCAAGAAGCGGGATGTGAACCTGACCGTGTCACATACTCCACACTAATTGACATCCATGCAAAAGCTGGATTTCTTGACGTTGCCCTAGGACTATATGACAGTATGCAAGAGGCTGGTCTTGCTCCCGACACATTCACTTACAGTGTTATGATCAACTGTCTTGGGAAAGCTGGTCATTTAGATGCTGCTCATCGGCTATTTTGTGAGATGGTTAATCATGGTTGTGTTCCCAATTTGGTCACCTACAATATCATGATAGCTTTGCAGGCCAAGGCAAGGAATTATGAGACTTCTTTAAAGCTCTACCGTGACATGCAGGGTGCGGGATTTGAACCGGATAAAGTAACTTATAGCATAGTAATGGAGGTCCTTGGCCACTGTGGATATCTTGAGGAAGCCGAGGCGATTTTTCATGAAATGAAACAGAAAAACTGGGTGCCTGATGAGCCTGTTTATGGTCTTTTGGTAGATTTGTGGGGCAAGGCTGGTAACATAGAAAAAGCCTGGAGTTGGTATCAAGCTATGCTCGATGCAGGTTTACGCCCTAATGTGCCTACTTGCAATTCTCTGCTCAGTGCGTTTCTTAGGGTGCACCAGCTGTCCGATGCCTATAACTTGCTGCAGAGCATGATGGGTTTAGGTCTAAACCCTTCTTTGCAGACATATACATTGCTTCTCAGTTGTTGCACAGAAGCACAATCACCATATGACATGGGATTTTGTGGTGACCTTATGGCAGTCACAGGCCATCCTGCACATACATTCTTACTGTCTATGCCATCGGCAGGACCTGATGGTCAAAACGTGCGGGAGCACATGAGCCGGTTCTTGGATATGATGCATAGCGAGGATAGAGAAAGCAAGAGGGGCCTTGTAGATGCAGTAGTCGACTTTCTTCACAAGGCGGGACTAAAGGAGGAGGCGGGTTCAGTCTGGGAGGTGGCTGCACAAAAGAATGTCTATCCGGACGCCATCAAAGAGAAAAGCTCTTGTTATTGGCTTATAAACCTGCACGTTATGTCCGACGGTACTGCTGTGATAGCTCTATCAAGAACACTCGCATGGTTTCGCCAACAGATGCTAATGTCCGGGATTTGTCCAAGCCGGATTGATATTGTGACAGGATGGGGCCGTCGGAGTAGGGTTACAGGATCTTCTTTGGTTAGGCAGGCAGTGCAGGAACTGCTGAATGTTTTTCGCTTCCCGTTCTTCACTGAAAACGGCAATTCTGGTTGTTTTGTGGGATGTGGGGAGCCTCTTAACAGGTGGTTGCTCCAGTCTTACGTGGAGCGAATGCATTTATTGTAG
- the LOC114825407 gene encoding calcium-dependent protein kinase 10-like, with the protein MGNCNVCVRADVVSGDDKSSSGDKNKKKARERRSNPFSDDPAESPAPIRVLKDVIPLGHRTRIGDKYVLGRELGRGEFGITYLCTDRETKQALACKSISKRKLRTAVDIEDVRREVAIMSTLPEHPNIVKLKATYEDNENVHLVMELCEGGELFDRIVARGHYSERAAANVARTVAEVVRMCHANGVMHRDLKPENFLFSNKKEHAPLKAIDFGLSVFFKPGEKFMEIVGSPYYMAPEVLKRNYGPEVDIWSAGVILYILLCGVPPFWAESEQGVALAILRGVIDFKREPWPQISDSAKSLVRQMLEPDPRKRLTAQEVLEHPWLQNAKKAPNVPLGDIVRPRLKQFSVMNRFKKKALRVIAEHLSIKEVEVIKDMFTLMDTDKNGKITYEELKLGLRKVGSQLAEPEIKMLMEVADVDGNGVLDYGEFAAVTIHLQKLENDEHLHKAFVFFDKDGSGYIELGELREGLRDESGETDIEVLNDIMREVDTDKDGRISYEEFVAMMKTGTDWRKASRQYSRERFKSLSLNLMKDGSLQLHDGLTGQAIAV; encoded by the exons ATGGGGAACTGCAACGTCTGCGTGAGAGCTGACGTCGTCAGCGGCGACGACAAGAGTTCCAGCGGCGATAAAAACAAGAAGAAGGCCCGGGAGCGGCGGTCCAACCCGTTTTCCGACGACCCGGCCGAATCCCCGGCTCCGATCCGAGTTCTCAAGGACGTGATTCCACTTGGCCACCGGACACGGATCGGCGACAAGTACGTGCTGGGTCGGGAACTGGGTCGGGGCGAGTTCGGCATCACGTATCTGTGCACGGACCGCGAGACAAAGCAGGCACTCGCCTGCAAGTCCATATCGAAACGCAAGCTTCGAACGGCG GTGGATATAGAGGATGTGCGGCGGGAGGTGGCGATAATGTCGACGCTGCCGGAGCACCCGAACATAGTGAAGCTGAAAGCGACGTACGAGGACAACGAGAACGTTCATTTGGTAATGGAGCTCTGCGAGGGCGGCGAGCTTTTCGATAGGATTGTGGCCAGAGGGCATTACAGTGAGCGGGCGGCGGCGAACGTCGCCAGGACGGTGGCGGAGGTGGTGAGGATGTGCCATGCTAATGGGGTTATGCACAGGGACTTGAAGCCTGAAAACTTTCTGTTCTCGAACAAGAAGGAGCACGCTCCTCTTAAAGCCATCGACTTTGGGCTCTCTGTGTTCTTCAAGCCTG GGGAGAAGTTTATGGAGATTGTGGGTAGTCCGTACTACATGGCACCGGAGGTTTTGAAACGAAATTATGGACCGGAGGTTGATATATGGAGCGCTGGAGTGATACTTTACATTTTGTTGTGTGGGGTTCCTCCATTTTGGGCAG AGTCTGAACAGGGTGTGGCTCTTGCAATCTTGAGGGGGGTGATTGATTTCAAGAGGGAACCTTGGCCTCAGATTTCGGACAGTGCTAAAAGCCTTGTTCGGCAGATGCTGGAGCCGGATCCCAGAAAACGCTTGACCGCACAAGAGGTGCTTG AACATCCATGGCTACAAAATGCGAAGAAAGCTCCAAACGTTCCATTAGGAGATATAGTGAGGCCGAGACTCAAGCAGTTCTCAGTAATGAATAGATTCAAAAAGAAGGCCCTAAGG GTGATCGCAGAACACTTATCTATTAAAGAAGTTGAAGTAATCAAAGACATGTTTACGTTGATGGACACTGACAAAAATGGCAAAATAACATATGAGGAGTTGAAGTTGGGGCTCCGCAAAGTTGGTTCACAATTGGCTGAACCGGAGATTAAGATGTTGATGGAAGTG GCTGATGTTGATGGGAATGGCGTTCTGGACTACGGAGAGTTTGCAGCAGTAACAATTCACTTGCAGAAGCTGGAGAACGATGAGCATCTCCACAAAGCATTCGTGTTCTTTGATAAAGATGGAAGTGGATATATTGAATTAGGTGAGCTAAGGGAAGGTTTACGAGATGAATCAGGTGAAACTGATATTGAGGTGCTGAATGACATCATGCGTGAGGTCGACACTGACAAG GATGGACGCATCAGTTATGAGGAGTTTGTTGCGATGATGAAAACGGGAACTGATTGGAGAAAGGCATCTCGACAGTACTCAAGGGAGCGATTCAAGAGTTTAAGCCTCAACCTTATGAAAGATGGTTCCTTGCAGCTTCACGACGGGCTAACTGGTCAAGCCATTGCCGTATAA